One Salarias fasciatus chromosome 9, fSalaFa1.1, whole genome shotgun sequence DNA segment encodes these proteins:
- the cebp1 gene encoding LOW QUALITY PROTEIN: CCAAT/enhancer binding protein (C/EBP) 1 (The sequence of the model RefSeq protein was modified relative to this genomic sequence to represent the inferred CDS: inserted 1 base in 1 codon): MMSDSRVSSVIQEWVSSYPGQTHSQTLNPVAPHHQPASTNQLPQMDMMSYMRGGGEDERASEQMMGLSYLPYAXGGPGSNPQQSHGGVQQDFSSFLLPTLRAPVTKRSISKDSAEYRLRREKNNIAVRKSRDKARRRILLTQQRAQQLQEENQKLQMRIGQLTQELDTLKHILSQQHLQGPDEGPAAAGAAI; encoded by the exons ATG ATGTCTGACTCCAGGGTCTCCTCGGTCATCCAGGAGTGGGTGAGTTCGTACCCGGGTCAGACCCACAGTCAGACCCTGAACCCGGTGGCGCCCCACCACCAGCCCGCCTCCACCAACCAGCTGCCCCAGATGGACATGATGTCCTACATGAGGGGGGGCGGCGAGGACGAGCGGGCGTCGGAGCAGATGATGGGGCTGTCGTACCTGCCGTACG CCGGCGGGCCCGGTTCGAACCCCCAGCAGAGCCACGGAGGAGTTCAGCAG gatttctcctccttcctgctgcccACCCTGCGAGCGCCCGTCACCAAGAGGAGCATCAGCAAGGACAGCGCCGAGTACCGCCTGAGGCGCGAGAAGAACAACATCGCGGTGCGGAAGAGCCGGGACAAGGCCCGGCGCCGGATCCTGCTGACCCAGCAGCGggcccagcagctgcaggaggagaaccagaagCTGCAGATGAGGATAGGACAGCTGACGCAGGAGCTGGACACGCTCAAACACATCCTGTcccagcagcacctgcaggGGCCCGACGAGGGCCCCGCGGCGGCGGGGGCCGCCATCTGA